From the Opitutaceae bacterium genome, one window contains:
- a CDS encoding nucleoside hydrolase, which translates to MKNLLLLLLTLFLVPALSAKKVPIIFDTDLGTDIDDTWALAQILRSPELDVKLVVSDSGDTRYRAALITKFLQTVGRSDIPVGVGHFVGPMGDDVKNQLPWLRDYDIASYPGTLHEDGVGAMIDLIMNSPETLTVVAVGPCPNIKRALEREPRIAEKCRFVGMYGSFNVGYEPGSTPAAEANVVVDPAALRAVMAAPWKDILLTPLDTCGTITISGEDYRKIWCAMDDVMLKALIENYCHFAGRVRWMNCNWFTQNSTTLFDCVAVYLAYDESLVNVETVMFDITDDGYTRASPTGAFKARVAMTWKDEAAFEHDLASRLLRR; encoded by the coding sequence ATGAAGAACCTGTTGCTCCTCCTCCTCACCCTGTTCCTCGTTCCTGCCCTCTCAGCCAAGAAGGTCCCGATCATTTTCGACACCGACCTCGGAACGGATATCGATGACACATGGGCGCTCGCGCAGATCCTGAGATCGCCCGAATTGGACGTGAAGCTGGTGGTGTCCGACTCCGGTGATACCCGGTACCGGGCCGCCTTGATCACAAAATTCCTGCAGACCGTGGGGCGTTCTGACATCCCAGTCGGCGTGGGGCATTTCGTCGGCCCAATGGGCGATGACGTGAAGAATCAGTTGCCGTGGCTGCGCGACTACGACATCGCGAGTTACCCTGGCACGCTGCACGAAGATGGGGTTGGCGCAATGATCGATCTGATCATGAACTCGCCGGAGACGCTCACCGTGGTCGCGGTGGGCCCGTGCCCGAACATCAAGCGCGCCTTGGAGCGCGAACCCAGAATCGCCGAAAAATGCCGATTCGTCGGGATGTACGGCAGCTTCAATGTGGGCTACGAACCGGGGAGCACGCCTGCAGCCGAGGCGAACGTCGTCGTCGATCCCGCTGCGCTGCGCGCCGTTATGGCCGCTCCATGGAAGGATATCCTGCTGACGCCCCTCGACACTTGCGGAACGATCACCATTAGCGGTGAGGACTACCGGAAGATCTGGTGTGCGATGGATGACGTCATGTTGAAGGCGCTGATTGAGAACTACTGCCACTTCGCGGGCCGCGTCCGTTGGATGAACTGCAACTGGTTCACCCAGAACTCGACCACGCTCTTCGATTGCGTCGCCGTGTACCTCGCCTACGACGAGTCCCTCGTTAACGTGGAGACGGTTATGTTCGACATCACTGACGATGGCTACACCCGCGCCTCGCCCACAGGTGCCTTCAAGGCCAGGGTCGCGATGACCTGGAAGGATGAGGCTGCATTTGAACACGACCTTGCCAGCCGGTTGCTGCGCCGCTGA